TCTAGACTCTCCGTCAAAAGGTTCTTCTCGACCTCCAGAAAAGAAAAAAGTTACGTGCGGGTACTTCTCAGTCTCGGCGATACGTATTTGCTTTTTTCCAGCATTAGCAAGTACCTCTCCTAGGGTATTTACTAAGTTATCCTTATCATAGATGACTTTCATTCCTGTGAACGTATCATCATAATTTGTCATGGTAACGTAGTACAAGTCTAGCTTTTGAGTGTTTTGTTCAGGAAAATCTTTTTGAGATAACATTTCTGTTAGTTCGCGACCACGATCTGTTCTAAAGTTAAAGAAGATTACCACATCACCTTCTTGAACGGTTGATATACTCTCGTTATCTTGTGTTACAAAAAGCGGATCAATAAACTCATCTGTCTTACCTTCATCGTAGCTATCTTGAATAGACTGTACAACATCTTTAGTAGGTGTTCCAGCACCTTTGGTAATTAGATTGTATGCAAGAGCAACACGCTCCCATCGTTTGTCTCTATCCATCGCATAGTAGCGACCTATTACAGATGCTAGTTGTGCGTTGTGCGCTTTCGCGAAAGCAGAAATATCTCCTATAAGTTCTTTTCCAGATTTTGGATCTACATCACGACCATCTGTAAATGCGTGAATGTAAGATTGAGGAACTCCAGCATTTTCGGCAGCCAGAATAAGTCCTTTTAAGTGATTGATATGTGAGTGTACACCTCCATCAGAAACGAGACCGAGAAAGTGAACAGATTTATTGCTTTCTTTCGCGAAAGCGAAAGCATCTTTTAAAACTTGCTCATCCTTAAGCGTATCATCTTTGAGTGCCTTATTGATTTTAGCAAAATCTTGATACACAATGCG
The genomic region above belongs to Dokdonia sp. Dokd-P16 and contains:
- the gpmI gene encoding 2,3-bisphosphoglycerate-independent phosphoglycerate mutase, which gives rise to MNKKTILMILDGWGMAPDKKVSAVDQAQTPFIDSLYNKYPHAQLLTHGENVGLPEGQMGNSEVGHMNLGAGRIVYQDFAKINKALKDDTLKDEQVLKDAFAFAKESNKSVHFLGLVSDGGVHSHINHLKGLILAAENAGVPQSYIHAFTDGRDVDPKSGKELIGDISAFAKAHNAQLASVIGRYYAMDRDKRWERVALAYNLITKGAGTPTKDVVQSIQDSYDEGKTDEFIDPLFVTQDNESISTVQEGDVVIFFNFRTDRGRELTEMLSQKDFPEQNTQKLDLYYVTMTNYDDTFTGMKVIYDKDNLVNTLGEVLANAGKKQIRIAETEKYPHVTFFFSGGREEPFDGESRLLAPSPKVATYDLQPEMSAFEIRDKIVPEINKGEVDFVCLNFANPDMVGHTGVMEAAIKACETVDSCVKDIVTTAEENNYTVIIIADHGNAEVMINPDGSPNTAHTTNPVPVILVDKDIKKINNGILSDVAPTVLKLLGVDQPAVMDCTPLI